The Cellulomonas wangleii genome includes a region encoding these proteins:
- a CDS encoding type II secretion system F family protein, with amino-acid sequence MSPRVLGALAGLLLGSGLVLVALRLGARRITLDQRVGPYLRTRGTSSLLRAEAARGPWATVDRLVAPFLADGVRLVARLGSPAADVRRRLARAGRHETVEQLRAQQVVSGVVGLAVGLLAAVVLAATRGAAVVPLVALVAVCGLLGALVPDWLVGRQVARREARLLAQMPTVTELLALAVSAGEGATGALERVVRQTHGELADELARTLADARAGTPLTGALQALADRTGLPALARFAEGVAVAVERGSPLADVLRAQAQDVREEGRRALMQTGGRKEVLMMVPVVFLILPVTVLFAVFPSAVVLRVGL; translated from the coding sequence ATGAGCCCCCGTGTGCTGGGTGCGCTCGCCGGCCTGCTGCTGGGCAGCGGGCTGGTGCTCGTCGCGCTGCGGCTCGGCGCCCGGCGGATCACGCTCGACCAGCGGGTCGGGCCCTACCTGCGCACGCGCGGCACGTCGAGCCTGCTGCGCGCCGAGGCGGCGCGTGGTCCGTGGGCCACGGTCGACCGACTCGTGGCGCCCTTCCTGGCGGACGGGGTGCGCCTCGTCGCCCGGCTGGGGTCGCCGGCCGCCGACGTGCGGCGGCGGCTGGCGCGCGCCGGTCGTCACGAGACGGTCGAGCAGCTGCGCGCGCAGCAGGTCGTCTCGGGCGTCGTCGGGCTCGCGGTCGGGCTGCTCGCCGCCGTGGTGCTCGCCGCCACCCGGGGTGCTGCCGTGGTGCCCCTGGTCGCGCTGGTCGCCGTCTGCGGGCTCCTCGGCGCGCTGGTGCCCGACTGGCTGGTGGGGCGGCAGGTCGCCCGCCGGGAGGCGCGGCTCCTCGCGCAGATGCCCACCGTCACCGAGCTGCTCGCGCTGGCCGTGAGCGCGGGGGAGGGAGCGACCGGCGCGCTCGAGCGCGTCGTGCGCCAGACCCACGGCGAGCTGGCCGACGAGCTCGCCCGCACCCTGGCCGACGCGCGGGCCGGTACGCCGCTGACCGGCGCCCTCCAGGCGCTCGCGGACCGGACCGGGCTCCCCGCGCTGGCGCGGTTCGCCGAAGGCGTCGCTGTCGCGGTCGAGCGCGGTTCACCCCTGGCCGACGTGCTGCGGGCGCAGGCCCAGGACGTCCGCGAGGAGGGCCGGCGAGCCCTGATGCAGACCGGCGGGCGCAAGGAGGTGCTCATGATGGTCCCGGTGGTGTTCCTCATCCTCCCGGTGACCGTCCTGTTCGCCGTCTTCCCCAGCGCGGTGGTCCTGCGGGTGGGGTTGTGA
- a CDS encoding TadE/TadG family type IV pilus assembly protein, which translates to MVDFTLVGGLVVVLFASVLQLALVQHVRNTCVDAAAEGARYAAQVGRTPAEGAARTTELLRASLAERYAQDVTARRVDAAGLELVEVSVRVPLPVVGLLGPGGVMRLDGHAPVEWP; encoded by the coding sequence ATCGTCGACTTCACGCTGGTCGGGGGCCTGGTCGTGGTGCTGTTCGCCTCCGTGCTGCAGCTCGCGCTCGTCCAGCACGTGCGCAACACCTGCGTGGACGCGGCGGCGGAGGGTGCCCGCTACGCGGCCCAGGTGGGCCGGACCCCCGCGGAGGGCGCAGCCCGCACCACCGAGCTGCTGCGGGCGTCGCTCGCGGAGCGGTACGCGCAGGACGTGACCGCGCGACGCGTCGACGCCGCCGGGCTCGAGCTCGTCGAGGTGAGCGTCCGGGTGCCGCTGCCCGTGGTCGGTCTGCTCGGCCCGGGTGGCGTCATGCGGCTCGACGGGCACGCACCCGTGGAGTGGCCGTGA
- a CDS encoding pilus assembly protein: MTAVARLRRRHRARTAGRDADAGSALVEFLGISLVLLVPIVYLVLVLGRIQAATFATEGAAREAARVYVVADDARQGAARAVTAVGVALADQGFDDDPAAALTVRCSSDPCLTPGAEVAATVQVRVPLPFVPTFVRDVVPLEVPVTAERVAPVDAYRAAR, encoded by the coding sequence GTGACCGCCGTCGCCCGGCTCCGGCGGCGGCACCGCGCCCGGACGGCCGGACGGGACGCCGACGCGGGCAGCGCGCTCGTGGAGTTCCTCGGCATCTCGCTCGTGCTGCTGGTGCCGATCGTCTACCTCGTGCTCGTCCTCGGCCGCATCCAGGCCGCGACGTTCGCGACGGAGGGAGCCGCGCGGGAGGCGGCGCGCGTGTACGTCGTGGCGGACGACGCCCGGCAGGGCGCTGCCCGTGCGGTGACCGCCGTGGGGGTGGCGCTCGCGGACCAGGGCTTCGACGACGACCCCGCAGCGGCGCTGACCGTCCGGTGCTCGAGCGACCCGTGCCTCACGCCGGGTGCGGAGGTCGCGGCGACCGTGCAGGTCCGCGTGCCGCTGCCGTTCGTCCCGACGTTCGTGCGCGACGTGGTCCCGCTCGAGGTCCCGGTCACGGCCGAGCGGGTGGCGCCGGTCGACGCCTACCGGGCGGCGCGATGA